CCGGCTGTCCGTTTTGAGCGCACGAGTAGCCGGCCGACACGATGCCAACCAATTGCCAGCGTCCGTTTTGCTGCAACATCAACGGGCCACCTGAATCTCCCTGCCGCGATTcgttccacacacacacacacacagacacacacagacacacaaaataagaaaatgtaaacaacGACGTATATAGAACGAATGGATGCGTGAATGTAACTCGTACCTGACACGAATCTTTGCCTCCATTTCGATATCCAGCGCACATCATCTCGTCGTAGATGATGACGTTGATTCCCTTTGACGAGTGCCAATCTTCGCATTGTCGGTTATCGATGATGGGCACGTCGACCACCTGCAACGTCTTTGGTCGCACTCGAGAACCTGATGCCAAACAGCAAATCAAAAATGTGAGTtgcttgttttatttggtttagattagatttaaaaaattgtctGATTGACTGGACCTGCTTGCATAGCGCCCCAACCAGCGGCCCAGGCGTATTCGCCCAAGAAATCGTCGCCCTTTTCCGGCAGACAAATGGGCGAAATGTGCGGCTCGTAAGGGACGTAGCGGTCCAACCGAAGGACGGCCACGTCGTAGCGATCGGCTTGCGGGGTGAATTTGAAATAGGGGTGGACGTGGATCTCAGAGACGCCCACTTGCAACGGTGACAGCGGCTCCACATCGGAATTCAAAGAATATTCGCCTAAAGTGATTTTAACTTGTTCCGCTTTCGCTCTGCAATGAAATCAACCaacaaataaaagagagaagTTGATGTCGCAACGTGAAATGGAAATGGGGGACGAGTGACACACACGCACCTGGCGACGCAATGGCCGGCTGTGACGACAAAATAATTGTTGAGCAACGATCCGCCGCAACGACTCGATCCGATCCGAATGTATGCCTATACATTTGTGTGTCATTCCACGTTagataaagagaaaatcacgtttaatatttttacttcATGATACTATACGAGGAAGGAATTGCTTCTGTTTGGGGGTTTGAAGATGTAGCCGATAAGAACTCACCTGCCAGGGGAAAGTTCCGAAACCAGCCTCGTCTCCACCGACGATACGCCGTTGAGCCGTGTCCCGTCTCTGCAGCGTCGTACCGCATTCTATCAACGGCAatcaagagagaaaaaagaaaagcgttGGAAAAcgagaaacagaaaaaacagGTGGACGCTTCATCCTATCAATTATTTTCATCTTTCTAGAAGGgacaaaaaagttaaaaaaaaaactcttaaATTGTACCGAGAATAATTAGAAAAGTGATTAGACGAATAAGAAATGCTGTTATTATATGTCACATCGATAAATGAATAGCTAATGAGAATGAAAATCAAGTGCGAAAATTGGTTTGTGGAAAAAAGGTAGTGTGAAATGTAAAGCTCCAACCAGTCAAACAGGTGAAAATGAATGGACAGTGAGAGGAAATGTGCGTATATCAAAGCGGATTAGTCATTGTTCGATCGGATGAGAATTGCCGGTTATATAATAGGAATAGAAAAGGTGTGGTTAGATGTGATGGCAGGGGGATCGGTGAACGTTTTGCAAAATGGCGGTGGTGTTGG
This genomic interval from Daphnia magna isolate NIES linkage group LG8, ASM2063170v1.1, whole genome shotgun sequence contains the following:
- the LOC116929658 gene encoding serine proteinase stubble isoform X3 is translated as MYQPGRKNQLCHRYYLMAVVLLPALVLAQQGGAQHESDPALDQEQVISDLRELLDLQFDLANNSNNGSAEISPVNFMKRMSNLRQLRDPQTMSRLAQMARQRPPPPPPFVLPPGRFNHFRYPPTPSTFMGAPPPPQTFQPQQQERPGLYLGGEGHLQTPRHNEQCGTTLQRRDTAQRRIVGGDEAGFGTFPWQAYIRIGSSRCGGSLLNNYFVVTAGHCVARAKAEQVKITLGEYSLNSDVEPLSPLQVGVSEIHVHPYFKFTPQADRYDVAVLRLDRYVPYEPHISPICLPEKGDDFLGEYAWAAGWGAMQAGSRVRPKTLQVVDVPIIDNRQCEDWHSSKGINVIIYDEMMCAGYRNGGKDSCQGDSGGPLMLQQNGRWQLVGIVSAGYSCAQNGQPGIYHRVSHTTDWISHIAFS